One Periophthalmus magnuspinnatus isolate fPerMag1 chromosome 8, fPerMag1.2.pri, whole genome shotgun sequence genomic window carries:
- the spns1 gene encoding protein spinster homolog 1, with product MAEHTSDSAPFLSDDSESEAQDETRAEPQGGPLSGVSSRRSLLTVFILCYINLLNYMDRFTVAGVLPSIENYFEIDDSKSGLLQTVFICSYMFLAPCFGYLGDRYNRKYIMSVGIFFWSLVTLLSSFTPKQHFWALLLTRGLVGVGEASYSTIAPTIIADLYVKSERTNMLSIFYFAIPVGSGLGYIVGSQVSAAAHDWHWALRVTPGLGLLAVLLLLFVVKEPKRGAVEERSEEQLHHTSWTQDLQALRKNRSFVLSTFGFTAVAFVTGSLALWAPTFLLRAAIFSGERGPCEEQQCSSSESLIFGAITCVTGILGVASGVQVSRALRSRTQRADPLVCAAGLLLSAPFLYLAIVTAELSTVATYVFIFLGETFLSMNWAIVADILLYVVVPTRRSTAEALQIVVSHLLGDAGSPYLIGVVSDSLRREQSFLWQFRSLQLSLLLCSFIAVIGGGFFLATALFIETDRKRAENYDPSDNEPIVVPKSGRSTRVPVSSVLI from the exons ATGGCGGAGCATACATCAGACTCAGCGCCGTTTCTCTCTGATGACAGCGAATCAGAGGCACAGGATGAGACGAGGGCGGAGCCACAAGGCGGGCCTCTGAGCGGCGTGTCATCACGTCGATCTCTCCTCACCGTCTTCATCCTCTGCTACATCAACCTCCTCAACTACATGGACCGCTTTACTGTAGCAG GAGTTTTGCCCAGCATCGAAAACTATTTTGAAATTGATGATTCAAAGTCAGGCCTCCTGCAAACAG TGTTCATCTGCAGTTACATGTTTCTGGCGCCGTGCTTCGGTTACCTCGGCGACCGCTACAACAGGAAGTACATCATGAGCGTGGGAATCTTCTTCTGGTCTCTGGTGACTCTGCTCAGCTCCTTCACGCCCAAACAG CACTTCTGGGCCCTGCTCCTCACTCGGGGGCTGGTGGGAGTGGGAGAGGCCAGTTATTCAACCATCGCTCCGACGATCATTGCCGACCTCTACGTGAAGAGTGAGCGCACCAACATGCTTTCCATCTTTTACTTTGCCATCCCCGTGGGCAG tggtctggGTTACATCGTGGGGTCACAGGTCAGTGCGGCCGCTCACGACTGGCACTGGGCTCTCAGG GTCACTCCTGGCCTCGGCCTGCTGGCAgtgctgttgctgttgtttgtgGTAAAGGAGCCTAAACGTGGTGCTGTGGAGGAGCGTTCAGAGGAGCAGCTACACCACACGAGCTGGACCCAGGACCTGCAGGCTCTACGCAAAAA TCGCAGCTTCGTCCTGTCGACCTTCGGCTTCACCGCGGTTGCGTTTGTCACTGGGTCCCTGGCTCTGTGGGCGCCCACCTTCCTCCTCCGAGCCGCCATTTTCTCTGGAGAGAGAGGGCCGTGCGAGGAGCAGCAGTGCTCCTCGTCTGAAAG TCTGATCTTCGGCGCCATCACCTGTGTGACAGGTATTTTGGGCGTGGCCAGTGGAGTCCAGGTGAGCCGTGCCCTGAGGAGCCGCACACAGAGAGCCGATCCCCTGGTCTGTGCAGCAGGGCTGCTCCTGTCAGCGCCTTTCCTCTACCTTGCCATCGTGACCGCTGAACTGTCCACCGTTGCCACATAC GTTTTCATTTTCCTGGGAGAGACCTTTTTGTCCATGAATTGGGCCATTGTAGCAGACATTCTTCTG TATGTGGTGGTGCCGACGCGCAGGTCCACAGCTGAGGCTCTGCAGATCGTTGTGTCTCACCTCCTCGGAGACGCAGGGAGCCCCTACCTCATCGGAGTG GTTTCAGACTCTCTCAGGAGGGAGCAGTCGTTCTTGTGGCAGTTCCGGTCTCTGCAgctctctctgctgctctgctccttcATCGCCGTCATTGGAGGTGGATTCTTTTTGGCCACGGCGCTCTTCATCGAAACGGACCGGAAACGCGCCGAGAACTATGACCCCTCAG acAATGAACCAATCGTAGTCCCGAAGAGCGGCCGTTCGACTCGAGTCCCAGTGTCCAGTGTCctcatctga